A window from Mauremys reevesii isolate NIE-2019 linkage group 9, ASM1616193v1, whole genome shotgun sequence encodes these proteins:
- the TENT5D gene encoding terminal nucleotidyltransferase 5D: MTEDLDHRFSCLTWDQIKILDQVLTEVIPIHGRGNFPTLEVKPKDIIHVVKEQLIEKQITVRDIRLNGSTASHILVKQNGTSYKDLDIIFGVELPSEQEFQVVKEAVLNCLLDFLPKCVNKEKITAQTMKDAYVQKMVKVSTDHDRWSLISLSNNSGKNVELKFVNSLRRQFEFSVDSFQIILDSMLNVYSDTECELTEDLHPTIIAESMYGDFNEAMDHLKYKLISTRNPEEIRGGGLLKYSNLLVRDFKPADEAEIKSLERYMCSRFFIDFPDVAEQQRKVESYLRNHFIGEEKSKYDYLMTLRGVVNESTVCLMGHERRQTLNMITILALKVLGEQNIIPNAANVTCYYQPAPYISDRNFSNYYVAHGQPPVIYQPYPFHIQMQSGMV, translated from the coding sequence ATGACTGAGGATTTAGATCACAGATTCAGTTGTCTCACTTGGGATCAGATAAAAATACTGGATCAAGTATTAACTGAGGTAATACCTATTCATGGAAGAGGAAATTTTCCAACACTCGAGGTAAAGCCAAAGGATATCATTCATGTTGTAAAGGAGCAGCTTATTGAGAAGCAAATCACTGTTAGAGACATCCGCCTGAATGGTTCAACAGCTAGTCACATCCTTGTGAAACAGAATGGAACTAGCTACAAAGACCTGGACATCATTTTTGGTGTTGAACTACCAAGTGAACAAGAATTTCAGGTTGTTAAGGAGGCAGTGCTGAATTGCCTACTGGACTTTTTACCAAAATGTGTCAATAAAGAAAAGATCACTGCTCAGACTATGAAAGATGCATATGTGCAAAAGATGGTCAAAGTCTCCACTGATCACGACCGCTGGAGCCTCATCTCATTGTCAAACAACAGTGGGAAGAATGTAGAACTAAAATTTGTAAACTCACTCAGACGACAGTTTGAATTTAGCGTTGACTCCTTTCAAATAATACTGGACTCCATGTTAAATGTTTACAGTGATACAGAATGTGAATTGACAGAAGACTTACATCCCACCATTATTGCAGAGAGCATGTATGGAGACTTCAATGAGGCAATGGACCATTTAAAATACAAACTTATTTCCACAAGGAACCCTGAAGAAATCAGAGGTGGAGGCCTTCTGAAATACAGCAACCTTCTGGTTCGTGACTTTAAGCCAGCAGATGAGGCTGAAATTAAATCTTTAGAACGTTATATGTGTTCCAGATTCTTCATTGATTTTCCTGATGTGGCTGAGCAGCAAAGGAAAGTTGAGTCATATTTGCGCAACCATTTCATTGGGGAAGAAAAGAGCAAGTATGACTACCTGATGACTCTGCGCGGAGTTGTGAATGAGAGCACAGTGTGTCTTATGGGACATGAACGACGACAAACTCTGAACATGATTACAATTCTTGCTTTAAAAGTACTTGGAGAACAAAACATCATCCCAAATGCAGCCAACGTAACATGCTACTATCAGCCCGCTCCATATATCAGTGACAGGAACTTCAGCAATTACTATGTTGCTCATGGACAGCCACCTGTCATCTACCAGCCATATCCATTTCATATACAAATGCAAAGTGGAATGGTTTAG